The genomic segment TATTTTAGATATTGTTATAAACCAATATTTTATCACTTTTTTATAAACCAAAAAATTTTTTAAATTTAGTTTATTGTTTTTAGATAACCATTATCATTTAAAAATAGATATATCTCTCCTAATATTTGCTTTTTTTGAGTTTCATTTACAAGATTTGAACGTTCTAGCCGCTCATTTAAAGTATCTTGTATCTCGTGTATATCATAATCCATATCTTCCATAATATCAAGAATGGATTGACTTTCAAGTAGGTTTTTTATCTCAAATCCAGTCTCACTTATCTCAACAATAGCTTCGGTTGGATGTGTAAAAAGATTGTGTTTCATTCCTAAAACTTCTTGGTAAGCACCAACTAGAAAAAATCCTAAAAAATACTCATCTTTTTCTACATCAACATCGTGTAAAAATAGTTGATTCATTTCATCTTTATAGCTTATCTCTCCATCACTATCACAAGTAATATCCCAAATGCAAGCTGGTAGAGTAGGGCGTATATCAAGACAATCTAGTGGCATTATAGGAAAGTTTTGTTTTAATCCCCAAAAATCAGGTAATGACTGAAATACTGAGAAATTTACCAAATATCTCTCTTTTATCTCTTCTTGTATTTTCAACAAATCAGATGTGCTGTTTTTATTTCCAAGCATTATAACAGCTTTTTTTCCTATTAGTTGAACTAACACCTCAGCATTAGATCTATCTTGCAAATCAACATAACCAAGGTCAAAAAGTGTCAATACGCTTTCCATATGATCTATACTATCATGGAGATATTCTAAGGCATTTGATGGTCTTATAGAATTATATAGATCATAAAGTTCTGTTATAAGTTGTGGATTTTTTTCTTTTAAATTTAATTTTTCTTCTGTGTGATCTTGTGAAAAAAGTTCAAGCACCGGAGCAACAAGTAAAGCATGAGATGCTGATATAAAACGCCCTGATTCTATAAAAATATCTGGTTCTTGTTCATTTTTTTGTCCTGCTATGCTTTTTAGAAGATAAACAACATCGTTTGCATATTCATTAAGTGTATAATTTCTACTTGATGCTTGTTTGAATTGTGAGTATTCTATCGCTAGACCGCCACCTAAGTTTATAGCTTTTAGGTTTTTTGCCCCCATTTTTCTTAACTCTGCATATATATTTCCTGCTTCTGTTAAGGCTTTTTTTAGTGGATGAATTTCTGTTATTTGCGAACCTATATGAAAATGTATCATACTAAAACACTCTAACAAATCTGCCTTTTTTAGCATATTTATAGCTTCTATAAGTTCAGTTGATGTAAGCCCAAATTTAGAGTATATTCCACCACTTTTTGCCCAAATTCCAGAACCGGTAGAGTGAAGTCTTATTCTAAGTCCTATGTTTGGTTTTGGAGAAAAACGCTCTTTTGCTGTTGCTATAATTGCTTCAAGTTCATTTAAGCCTTCTATCGTAAGTGTTATATTGTGTCCCATTTCAGCAGCTATAAATCCTATATTTATAAGCTCTTTATCCTTAAAGCCATTTACTGTTATAGGTGCATTTTCATTATTATAAGCCATTGCTAACAGTAACTCAGCCTTGCTTCCAGCTTCAAGTCCATAATTATAAGGCTTTCCTAGTGTAACTAAGTTTTTAACAAATCCTGGATATTGATTTACTTTTAATGGATAAACAGCATTGAAATTTCCCTTGTAACCAAATTCCTTTTTTGCCTTAGAGAAACTTGCATAAATTTGCTCTATCTGTTTTTTGATAAGGTGTGGAAAACGAAGCAATATAGGACCTCTATAGCCTTGAGAATTTATCTCTTTTACTATATCTAGTATCGCTGGTTTGCTTTTTTTATTTACACAAACCTTACCTTGTTCTATAATAAAATTGTTATCACCCCAAATACTAAGGCCATAATCATTCATTTTCAAGCTCCTTATAAATATCATCTATTTTTATAGTTTTTTCATCTTTTGTTTGTAGGTTTTTAAACCAAATTTCGTTGTTATTTTTTTCATTTTCCCCAACACATAGGAAAATTTTTGAATTATTATTGTCCGCATCTGATAGATGTTTTTGAAGTTTTTTTGCTTTATAGGATATGTTTACCTTAAATTCTTTTCTTAGTTTGATACCAAGATTGAAAATATAATCTATATATTTTTCATCCAAAGCACATATATAAATTCCATCTCTTTTTTCATCTATCTCATTTAATATTTCCATAATTCTTTCTATACCCATAGCAAAACCAACACCATAATTTGCCTTGCCTCCAAGATATTCAACCAATCTATCATACCTTCCACCACCAGCAACAGCGCTTTGTGAACCTATCTCGTTACTAATAAACTCAAATGCCGTTTTACAGTAATAATCTAAACCTCTAACAAGTTTTGGGTCTATCTCAAAAGATATTTGGTTATTGGTTAAAATTTCTTTTAATTTTTCAAAATCAGCCTTTGCTTCATCGTTTAAATTATCTATCATAAGTGGTGCATTTTTGTATATTTCTTGACAGCTTTCATTTTTACAATCAAGAACTCTTATAGGATTTAAATCCTTCCTTCTTTGGCAGTCAGCACATATTTCCTTATCGTGTTTATCTAAAAATTTTACTAATTTTTCTTTATAGGTAGCCATTGATGAAGCATCGCCTAATGAGTTTATTTTAAGAGTTGTTTTGATGTTTAGTTTTGTTAGTATCTCGTTTAGCATAAGAATAACACTTGCATCTTCTTTTACATCAGCTTCTCCAAAACACTCAACTCCAAATTGATGAAATTCTCTAAGTCTTCCTTTTTGCGGTCTTTCATATCTAAACATAGAACCGTGATAAAAATATCTATAAACACCATTTGTTTTATCTTGTTTTGACTCTATAAATGCCCTTACGACTCCAGCTGTTCCTTCTGGTCTTAAACAGACATCGTTATCGCCTTTATCTGTAAATTGATACATCTCTTTGCCAACTATATCACTGCTTTCACCAACACTTCTTTTAAAAAGAGATGTTTGTTCTAAATGTGGAGTTTTTACTAATGTATAGCCATAATTTTTTGCTGTTTGTTCGCAAATTTTTACTATATGCTCATATAATTTGGCTTTTTTGAGCATCATATCTTTCATTCCACGAAGTGCATTTATCATATCATATCCTTATCTAAGTTTATAAAATTTATTATCTTTTTTGTTATCTCTTCTTTTTTTAAAGTAGCATCTATTTTTAAGCTTTCGATACCTAATTTATCTATCGTGTTTTCCATATTTTCTTGAACTTGTAAGAGATATTTTATACCTCTTTTTTCTATTGTATCTTTTTTATTTCTAAGCTTAAATCTTTTTAAAATCAAGCTCTCATCAGCTTTAAAAAATATAATTTTATCAGGCATATTATTATTTAGTGCAAATTTATTAAAGCTCAAAAGAGTATCAAAATTTAATTCGCTATCATTTGTTATGGCATATGAGATACCTGAGATAAAACCTCTATCACTAAGTATTAATTTATCTTGGTTCTTTTCTATTACGCTTTGTGCGTGTTCAGCTCTATCTGCTAAGAATAAAAACATCTCCGCCTTTTTGCTTAATTGTAATTTTCCGTGCAATAAAATATCTCTTATCTTGTCGCCAAAAGGCGTTGCACCCGGCTCTTTTGTTATTAAAACATTGTTATAAAATTTTGATATTCTTTTTATCTGTGTGCTTTTACCAACTCCATCTATACCTTCAAATAAAATATACATTTATTTTATCTCTTTAAGATATTTAATAATCTCTTTTGGAACTAATTTACTTACATCTCCATTGTGGTTTAATACAGACCTTACTATTGAGCTTGAAATAAATGAATTGTTTAAGCTAGGCATTAAATATATAGTTTCAAATTCGTGATAAAGCGTAGAGTTTGCATAGCCCATTTGTAGTTCATACTCAAAATCACTAACAGCTCTAAGGCCTCTTATATTTATCTTTATATCGTGTTGTTTTGCAAAATCAACAAGCAAACCATCAAATCCCAATATCTCAACATTTTTTAGTTTTTTTACACACTCTTTTGCCATTTTTATTCTATGTTCTAAGCTAAACAAAGGCTTTTTGTTGTCGTTTTTTGCAACAGCTACTATGACTTTGCTAAAAATCTTAGATGCTCTTGTTATAACATCTATATGTCCATTTGTTAAAGGATCAAAGGTTCCAGGATACATACAAGCTTTCAATTCACTACCTCGTAAAAATTTAAAATCGTTATTTTATCTGTTTTTTATTAAAAATAAATTTATTAATTCCATCTTTTGTATAATGAGTTTTCTATCTCAAGAGTATCAAGCCATTTTCCAACTATAAAATCACAGATATCATCAAAACTTTGTGATTTTGAATAAAAGCCAAACACCGGTGGAGCTATCATAACATTTAATGAACTTAGTTCACTCATCTGTTTAAGGGATATATTTGAAAATGGCATCTCCCTTACTCCAAGTACTAATCTTTTTTGTTCTTTTAATGCAACGGCTGCCATTCTTGTTATTAGTGTATCACAAAAACCATTTGATATCTTTGCTAGTGTGTTTATGGAACAAGGTGCAATTATTGTCTTTTGTATTCCAAATGAACCAGAAGCAACACAAGCACCTATATCTTTGTCATCAAGGATTGTAGCTTTTTGTAGCTTTTGTTTTTCTTCATTAAAATTTATACCATTTTCAAGTTTTAGTGTGGTTTTTGCACTTTCACTTATTACAACATATGTTTCGTGATTTTTACTTATTTCATGGGCTAATTTAAAGCCTAGAAAACAACCACTAGCACCCGTGATTCCTACTGCTATTTTCATTGTATAATCGCCATATTTTTTGATACTATCTTTGCTTTAAAGCTTTTTCTATCTTTTGTTCTTACTGTTATTTCATCACCCAAGTTTCCATTTTGTACAGCTATTGTCTCTATTATTAAGCTTAACCCACCATCGTTTAATGTGGCATTTATCTTATCGCCTCTTTTTATCAAAGACATTTTTGTGAAATTTTGTGTTAATAGCACATCTCCGGCTTTAATCTCTGTTTTTGCTACCATTTTAGAATTATCAATATCTTTTAATAAGTTTATATCAAATTTATTAAAATCCACAAATGATTTTTGATAATCAAAAACATCTAATTCATCGCCTCTATTTAGGTTTTTTATAGCAACAAAAACAGGTATTTGGGCTTTAAAATTATATCTAAAATAAAGAGTTTTAATATTAAAGTCATTTACCACAAAAGTAGCTTTAAAATTTCCATTTGATTTTGGATTTTTTAATACTGAAATTTCTTTTAATTTAAAATTATCAAAATTATCTGGAAGTTTATTTTGTGATGCAATATCAATATCTTTTATATCTATATTTTGATACTCATTGCTTAATGTTTTTATAAATTCTGCTTGAATTTTATCATAGGTAGTGCAATCTCTTACAAAGGCGACTGTTTTTCCTGTTTTATCATTAAATGTTTTAAAATTAGATTTTAAAATTTCAAATAGTTTTTCTTTATCTATCTTTGCTGCACGTCTGTTTTCAAGATTTAAAATTTCATTATCTTCGCCATCAAAACCAAATGTTTTTAAGCTTATAACGCTATCACTTATACAATACATTGGATAAATATTTACATCAAAACCAAATAAAAATAGTGGTAAAAGTAGGATTATGATGGAGCGGGAAACGAGATTCGAACTCGCGACCCTAACCTTGGCAAGGTTATGCTCTACCCCTGAGCTATTCCCGCATAATTTAAGTTCAAAAATAAAGCGTGATTTTATCAAAAACTTTTTCATTTGTCAAG from the Campylobacter pinnipediorum subsp. pinnipediorum genome contains:
- the hisS gene encoding histidine--tRNA ligase → MINALRGMKDMMLKKAKLYEHIVKICEQTAKNYGYTLVKTPHLEQTSLFKRSVGESSDIVGKEMYQFTDKGDNDVCLRPEGTAGVVRAFIESKQDKTNGVYRYFYHGSMFRYERPQKGRLREFHQFGVECFGEADVKEDASVILMLNEILTKLNIKTTLKINSLGDASSMATYKEKLVKFLDKHDKEICADCQRRKDLNPIRVLDCKNESCQEIYKNAPLMIDNLNDEAKADFEKLKEILTNNQISFEIDPKLVRGLDYYCKTAFEFISNEIGSQSAVAGGGRYDRLVEYLGGKANYGVGFAMGIERIMEILNEIDEKRDGIYICALDEKYIDYIFNLGIKLRKEFKVNISYKAKKLQKHLSDADNNNSKIFLCVGENEKNNNEIWFKNLQTKDEKTIKIDDIYKELENE
- the speA gene encoding biosynthetic arginine decarboxylase, yielding MNDYGLSIWGDNNFIIEQGKVCVNKKSKPAILDIVKEINSQGYRGPILLRFPHLIKKQIEQIYASFSKAKKEFGYKGNFNAVYPLKVNQYPGFVKNLVTLGKPYNYGLEAGSKAELLLAMAYNNENAPITVNGFKDKELINIGFIAAEMGHNITLTIEGLNELEAIIATAKERFSPKPNIGLRIRLHSTGSGIWAKSGGIYSKFGLTSTELIEAINMLKKADLLECFSMIHFHIGSQITEIHPLKKALTEAGNIYAELRKMGAKNLKAINLGGGLAIEYSQFKQASSRNYTLNEYANDVVYLLKSIAGQKNEQEPDIFIESGRFISASHALLVAPVLELFSQDHTEEKLNLKEKNPQLITELYDLYNSIRPSNALEYLHDSIDHMESVLTLFDLGYVDLQDRSNAEVLVQLIGKKAVIMLGNKNSTSDLLKIQEEIKERYLVNFSVFQSLPDFWGLKQNFPIMPLDCLDIRPTLPACIWDITCDSDGEISYKDEMNQLFLHDVDVEKDEYFLGFFLVGAYQEVLGMKHNLFTHPTEAIVEISETGFEIKNLLESQSILDIMEDMDYDIHEIQDTLNERLERSNLVNETQKKQILGEIYLFLNDNGYLKTIN
- a CDS encoding UbiX family flavin prenyltransferase, coding for MKIAVGITGASGCFLGFKLAHEISKNHETYVVISESAKTTLKLENGINFNEEKQKLQKATILDDKDIGACVASGSFGIQKTIIAPCSINTLAKISNGFCDTLITRMAAVALKEQKRLVLGVREMPFSNISLKQMSELSSLNVMIAPPVFGFYSKSQSFDDICDFIVGKWLDTLEIENSLYKRWN
- the coaD gene encoding pantetheine-phosphate adenylyltransferase, with the protein product MYPGTFDPLTNGHIDVITRASKIFSKVIVAVAKNDNKKPLFSLEHRIKMAKECVKKLKNVEILGFDGLLVDFAKQHDIKINIRGLRAVSDFEYELQMGYANSTLYHEFETIYLMPSLNNSFISSSIVRSVLNHNGDVSKLVPKEIIKYLKEIK
- the flgA gene encoding flagellar basal body P-ring formation chaperone FlgA; this translates as MYCISDSVISLKTFGFDGEDNEILNLENRRAAKIDKEKLFEILKSNFKTFNDKTGKTVAFVRDCTTYDKIQAEFIKTLSNEYQNIDIKDIDIASQNKLPDNFDNFKLKEISVLKNPKSNGNFKATFVVNDFNIKTLYFRYNFKAQIPVFVAIKNLNRGDELDVFDYQKSFVDFNKFDINLLKDIDNSKMVAKTEIKAGDVLLTQNFTKMSLIKRGDKINATLNDGGLSLIIETIAVQNGNLGDEITVRTKDRKSFKAKIVSKNMAIIQ
- the tmk gene encoding dTMP kinase, which produces MYILFEGIDGVGKSTQIKRISKFYNNVLITKEPGATPFGDKIRDILLHGKLQLSKKAEMFLFLADRAEHAQSVIEKNQDKLILSDRGFISGISYAITNDSELNFDTLLSFNKFALNNNMPDKIIFFKADESLILKRFKLRNKKDTIEKRGIKYLLQVQENMENTIDKLGIESLKIDATLKKEEITKKIINFINLDKDMI